The Rhopalosiphum maidis isolate BTI-1 chromosome 1, ASM367621v3, whole genome shotgun sequence genome has a segment encoding these proteins:
- the LOC113559401 gene encoding probable cytochrome P450 6a13: protein MISSDIINYLFSSSTVVGVAVAVLAIVYYYSTNTYGKWRELNVPHVPPWPLIGNTFKMIAALEHQVETFDGIYKQFAGEKYCGFYQMKTPFLMIRDPELINTILIKDFSNFADRGFHKDPSTNILANGLFFLCGPKWKIMRQKLSPGFSSGKLKMTHDQIVACSDELMRFIATKIKENDQIEVKEIMSKYSTDVIGTCAFGLKLDTVKNNDSDFRKYGKQIIQTNFRILFTQMLSLTSPKLTKLLGISEFSPEASAFYESALNEVIRYREANGIVRHDVAQSLIEARKQLVLNSTEKNGFTEQDIVANSILMFLAGFEPVSSTLSFCLYQLALNQYIQDKMRDEMNSKSKEHGQMSNDYLLDLHYTDMVLAETGRMYGVTSALFRETVNTYHVPGESLVIEKGTKVMIPLHSIHHDPKYYPDPYTFDPERFSPEEKAKRPSTTYLPFGDGPRFCIGKRFAELEMKMVLSQLLTTFRVLPCEKTEYPLKFRNGIPILVTKNGIWLRFQSI, encoded by the exons ATGATTTCGAGTGACATCATCAATTATCTGTTTTCTTCTTCAACGGTTGTCGGCGTTGCTGTTGCAGTATTGGCGATAGTTTACTATTATTCAACTAACACGTACGGAAAATGGCGAGAATTAAATGTGCCCCACGTACCACCGTGGCCATTGATCGGTAACACGTTTAAAATGATAGCAGCACTCGAACACCAGGTGGAAACATTCGACGGAATTTACAAACAGTTTGCTGGGGAGAAATATTGTGGTTTTTATCAAATGAAGACGCCGTTTCTGATGATCCGTGACCCCGAGCTTATCAACACCATACTGATCAAAGATTTTTCGAATTTCGCCGACCGTGGCTTCCACAAAGATCCGTCGACAAACATACTAGCGAACGGACTGTTCTTTTTGTGTGGTCCCAAATGGAAAATAATGAGACAGAAATTGAGCCCGGGATTCTCGTCTGGTAAGTTAAAAATGACTCACGACCAGATAGTGGCGTGCAGCGATGAGTTGATGCGGTTCATCGCGACCAAAATAAAGGAAAACGATCAGATCGAAGTCAAGGAGATCATGAGTAAATACTCAACAGACGTCATCGGTACATGTGCTTTCGGTTTGAAATTGGACACTGTCAAGAACAACGATTCAGATTTTCGCAAATACGGAAAGcaaataattcaaacaaaCTTTAGGATTCTTTTCACCCAAATGTTGTCACTTACGTCGCCAAAATTGACAAAACTGTTGGGAATCTCTGAGTTTTCACCCGAAGCTTCGGCGTTTTACGAGTCGGCATTAAACGAGGTCATCAGGTATAGGGAGGCTAACGGCATAGTCAGACATGACGTGGCACAGAGTTTGATAGAAGCAAGAAAACAATTGGTATTGAACTCGAcagaaaaaa atggaTTTACCGAACAGGACATTGTTGCAAATTCGATCCTGATGTTTCTTGCCGGTTTTGAACCCGTGTCTTCTACTTTGAGTTTCTGTTTGTATCAGTTAGCGCTAAACCAATACATCCAGGACAAAATGCGTGACGAGATGAATTCAAAGTCGAAAGAACATGGACAAATGagcaatgattatttattggaTCTCCATTACACCGATATGGTATTGGCAG aaacagGGCGTATGTACGGAGTAACCAGCGCGTTATTCAGAGAAACAGTGAATACATATCACGTGCCAGGCGAGTCTTTGGTTATTGAAAAGGGGACTAAGGTCATGATACCCTTACATAGTATTCATCACGATCCAAAATATTACCCCGATCCGTATACATTTGATCCGGAAAGGTTTTCTCCGGAAGAAAAGGCTAAACGGCCGTCTACTACTTACTTACCGTTTGGCGACGGACCACGattttgtatag gAAAACGATTTGCTGAATTGGAAATGAAAATGGTCCTTTCACAACTATTGACGACGTTTCGAGTTTTACCGTGTGAAAAAACTGAATATCCGCTTAAATTTCGAAACGGTATACCCATATTGGTCACAAAAAATGGAATTTGGTTGCGTTTTCAatcgatttaa